A region of Thermococcus piezophilus DNA encodes the following proteins:
- a CDS encoding UbiD family decarboxylase produces MLREIIEHFDDTVIIERPVSKELEVTRYLMKYRDRPVLFKDVDGWQVVGNIWSKRGRIADYLGVEKGESLYLMAEAMENPMPYQKAEKAPFMKNSTKDFSLKELPIPKYFPKDGGQYFTSAMVIAKDKNGFVNMSFHRMMVFDDKRVAIRLVPRHLYSMWKDKMEHGEALNVRIVVGNPIHLLLAGATSVAYGISELEIASAISQRTFGKPLEVVDLNGIPVPVESEFVFEAKILPELTDEGPFVDITGTYDYVRKQPVVVFERMYHVDEPIFHALLPGGYEHYMLMGLPKEPQIYASVKRVVPKVHGVRLTEGGAMWLHAVVSITKQHDGDGKNAILSAFTGHPSLKHVIVVDEDIDIYDDREVEWAVATRFQADRDLVVIPNARGSSLDPSAEKSLTAKWGIDATKPLDRKDEFERAKI; encoded by the coding sequence ATGCTGAGAGAAATCATCGAACATTTTGATGATACCGTGATCATCGAGAGGCCGGTTAGCAAAGAGCTCGAGGTAACCCGTTACCTGATGAAGTACAGAGATCGGCCAGTGCTCTTTAAGGACGTTGATGGCTGGCAAGTTGTCGGGAACATCTGGTCAAAGAGGGGAAGGATAGCAGACTATCTCGGTGTGGAGAAGGGGGAAAGCCTCTATCTCATGGCAGAGGCCATGGAGAATCCCATGCCATACCAAAAGGCTGAGAAGGCTCCTTTTATGAAGAACTCAACGAAAGACTTTTCCCTTAAGGAGCTCCCAATTCCCAAGTACTTCCCGAAGGATGGGGGCCAGTACTTTACCTCCGCAATGGTAATTGCAAAGGACAAGAACGGTTTCGTAAATATGTCGTTCCACAGAATGATGGTGTTCGATGATAAGCGCGTTGCGATAAGGCTCGTACCTAGGCACCTCTATTCGATGTGGAAGGACAAAATGGAACATGGCGAAGCACTGAACGTTAGAATAGTCGTAGGCAACCCCATCCACCTGCTTTTGGCTGGGGCAACCAGCGTCGCCTACGGCATAAGTGAGCTTGAGATAGCATCCGCCATAAGCCAAAGAACCTTCGGAAAGCCCTTAGAGGTCGTTGACCTCAACGGGATTCCTGTACCAGTGGAGAGCGAGTTCGTCTTCGAGGCAAAGATACTTCCCGAACTAACAGACGAGGGTCCATTTGTGGACATCACCGGAACCTACGACTATGTTAGAAAGCAGCCTGTGGTGGTCTTCGAGAGGATGTACCACGTTGACGAGCCGATATTCCACGCCCTCCTCCCGGGAGGTTATGAGCACTACATGCTGATGGGACTCCCCAAGGAGCCCCAAATCTATGCCAGCGTAAAACGGGTCGTTCCAAAGGTTCACGGGGTCCGCTTGACGGAAGGCGGAGCAATGTGGCTCCATGCAGTGGTCAGCATAACCAAGCAGCACGATGGCGATGGTAAAAACGCCATCCTATCGGCCTTCACTGGCCATCCCTCGCTCAAGCACGTCATCGTCGTTGATGAAGACATCGACATCTATGACGATAGAGAAGTGGAGTGGGCGGTAGCCACTCGCTTCCAGGCCGATAGGGATCTCGTAGTAATCCCGAACGCGAGGGGAAGCTCCCTCGACCCCTCTGCTGAGAAGAGCCTTACAGCCAAGTGGGGCATCGACGCCACAAAGCCGCTCGATAGAAAAGATGAATTCGAGAGGGCTAAGATTTAG
- a CDS encoding DEAD/DEAH box helicase, translating to MVVLRIPDGSALVYVEKADPQVYFRIYELLTYRKDFGKWEKPESLYDPYEKTFPVGVLPRVKKFLNSKGYRIRVKDEREVGGVKLNSTWNEGYIMRRYQQRAVKKALKEKMGVLSLPVGSGKTVVGLRIIHELDLSALIVVHTKELLYQWADKVHEILGVEPGIVGDNKWEEKAVTIAMIQTLLSRGADKLQNNYAIVMFDECHRTSAAEKFYKLGLSLPQVYRFGLSATPWRRVKGEEIKIEAVVGPTIFEVRAEDLIKESFLAKPRFEIITYESTVPSFSERYKELYEDMIMNNDERNRAILKKAVELAKKGHRVLIDVKRIEHGKILKEMLAKKGIKAEFLSSKSPDRWEILEGFKEGSIPVLVSTLLKEGIDIPEISAIILAGGGKSDIMTIQTIGRALRPKKGMKAVIVDVQDDDPLLFTHFLERQKALKQYYGRYYDREMERSKAKKKVTK from the coding sequence GTGGTTGTCCTTCGTATCCCTGATGGTTCTGCACTGGTGTACGTGGAGAAGGCAGATCCACAGGTTTACTTTAGAATATACGAGCTACTGACGTATAGAAAGGATTTTGGCAAGTGGGAGAAGCCCGAGAGCCTCTACGATCCCTATGAGAAGACTTTCCCTGTTGGCGTGCTTCCAAGGGTGAAGAAGTTTCTTAACTCCAAGGGCTACCGCATCAGAGTAAAGGACGAGCGAGAGGTTGGCGGTGTTAAGCTCAACTCGACTTGGAACGAGGGCTACATTATGAGACGGTATCAGCAGAGGGCCGTTAAAAAGGCTTTGAAGGAGAAAATGGGTGTTCTTTCACTTCCAGTTGGTAGCGGAAAGACTGTAGTTGGGCTGAGGATAATCCACGAGCTTGACCTTTCGGCTCTCATTGTCGTTCACACCAAAGAGCTCCTCTATCAGTGGGCGGATAAGGTGCACGAGATTCTCGGTGTCGAGCCGGGAATTGTTGGAGACAACAAGTGGGAAGAAAAAGCCGTAACCATAGCGATGATCCAGACACTCCTCTCAAGAGGCGCTGATAAGCTCCAGAACAACTACGCAATAGTAATGTTCGATGAGTGCCACAGAACCTCTGCAGCTGAGAAGTTTTACAAGCTGGGTCTCTCTTTACCTCAGGTCTACCGTTTTGGACTCTCTGCTACTCCCTGGAGGCGCGTTAAAGGGGAGGAAATCAAGATCGAGGCAGTTGTTGGTCCGACGATATTCGAGGTTCGTGCTGAGGATCTCATCAAGGAAAGCTTTCTGGCAAAGCCGCGCTTCGAGATAATAACCTATGAGTCAACCGTGCCTTCATTCAGTGAGCGCTATAAGGAGCTCTACGAGGATATGATAATGAACAACGACGAGAGAAACAGGGCAATACTCAAGAAGGCTGTGGAGCTGGCCAAGAAGGGCCACAGAGTCCTCATAGACGTTAAAAGGATAGAGCACGGTAAGATACTAAAGGAGATGCTCGCGAAGAAGGGCATAAAAGCGGAATTTCTCAGTTCCAAGAGCCCCGACCGCTGGGAGATTCTCGAGGGCTTCAAGGAAGGTAGCATACCTGTCCTCGTGTCAACCCTGCTGAAAGAGGGTATCGACATACCTGAAATCTCGGCGATAATTCTTGCTGGAGGTGGGAAGAGCGACATCATGACCATCCAGACCATAGGCAGAGCTCTTAGACCGAAAAAGGGTATGAAAGCTGTCATTGTGGACGTTCAGGACGACGATCCCTTGCTCTTTACGCACTTCCTTGAGCGGCAGAAGGCCCTCAAGCAGTACTATGGCAGGTACTATGACAGGGAAATGGAGAGATCAAAGGCCAAGAAGAAGGTCACCAAATAG
- a CDS encoding ABC transporter ATP-binding protein, producing MVLKIENLVKVYKDIRALDGLDLEVKKSQIYGFLGPNGAGKSTTILSVLGLIFPQEGRIELFGEEVFRNGKYDESKLVEAKRRIGYMPEHATLWNFLTPMQTLDIIGEAFGIPKPEREKQARELLELLNLWEVRDKKVGKFSKGMQQRLLLAQALMNDPELLILDEPMTGLDPTGIAEFKEIIREQKKAGKTVFFSSHILAHVEEICDTVGVIVKGKLRVEDKLDNIKREFLKRAGYTIVLETNRPVDFSGVEWKVTSLGEKKYRIVAPGDIREAVHDFVAAQGAKILTMQVKEPSLEEIFLKMVE from the coding sequence ATGGTACTGAAAATCGAGAACCTTGTTAAGGTTTATAAGGACATCAGGGCTCTGGACGGCCTCGATCTTGAAGTGAAGAAGAGTCAGATTTACGGTTTCCTTGGCCCGAACGGTGCTGGAAAGAGCACGACTATCCTGAGCGTTCTTGGTCTTATCTTTCCCCAGGAGGGTAGGATAGAACTTTTTGGAGAGGAAGTCTTCCGAAACGGGAAATACGATGAGAGCAAGCTCGTTGAGGCCAAGAGGAGAATCGGCTACATGCCTGAGCACGCTACTCTGTGGAACTTCCTCACGCCGATGCAAACCCTTGACATAATAGGCGAGGCCTTTGGGATACCCAAGCCCGAGAGGGAAAAACAGGCGAGGGAACTTCTCGAGCTCCTCAACTTATGGGAGGTCAGGGACAAGAAGGTGGGCAAGTTCTCCAAGGGAATGCAGCAGAGACTCCTCCTCGCCCAGGCCCTAATGAACGATCCGGAGCTGCTCATCCTCGATGAGCCTATGACGGGCCTCGACCCAACCGGGATAGCGGAGTTTAAGGAGATAATCAGGGAGCAGAAGAAGGCTGGAAAGACAGTGTTCTTCTCCTCGCACATCCTCGCACACGTCGAGGAGATATGCGACACAGTGGGAGTAATCGTGAAGGGCAAGCTCCGCGTGGAGGACAAACTTGACAACATTAAGCGCGAGTTCCTCAAGAGGGCAGGATACACCATAGTCCTTGAGACCAACAGACCGGTTGACTTCAGTGGCGTTGAGTGGAAAGTCACATCCCTCGGGGAGAAGAAATACCGCATCGTCGCGCCGGGAGACATCAGGGAGGCAGTTCATGACTTCGTGGCGGCGCAGGGCGCTAAGATCCTCACGATGCAGGTCAAAGAGCCCAGCCTCGAGGAGATTTTCCTTAAGATGGTCGAATGA
- a CDS encoding phenylalanine--tRNA ligase subunit alpha, translating to MDLSYQEKLTLIKLNDLKRAKFEELVEKTGLDQVAVMRAVLWLQSKGLARLHERSERVVKLTETGKKYAQIGLPEWRALSVLREKGKITLDDLKDVLSEDELKPIVGLLRREGWASVRKKEGKLVLEITEKGLKAGERPIDRALKLLAERKALPVSEIEGLVKVNELKRRKIAEEDTVTEREVEITPEGEDVVKAGIELKEEVSTLTPELIKSGKWREVEFKRFNISAPVRRVYPGKKQPYRAFLDKIRRRLIEMGFIEMTVESLIETQFWNFDALFQPQNHPAREWTDTYQLKYPKSGYLPNEELVKRVKTAHERGIAGSRGWGYVWSPERAIRLMPRAHGTALSGRQLAKGVKIPGKYFTIQRVFRPDVLDRTHLIEFNQVDGFVVGEDLNFRHLLGILKRFAVEIAGAKKVKFLPDYYPFTEPSVQMSAYHPELGWVEFGGAGIFREEMTKALGIDVPVIAWGIGIDRLAMFKLGIDDIRYLFSYDLRWLREARLVW from the coding sequence ATGGATCTGAGCTACCAGGAAAAGCTGACGCTCATAAAGCTTAACGATTTAAAGCGCGCTAAGTTCGAAGAACTCGTTGAGAAGACGGGTCTTGATCAAGTGGCTGTGATGAGAGCCGTTCTCTGGCTCCAGAGCAAGGGACTGGCCAGGCTCCACGAGAGGAGCGAGAGGGTAGTAAAGCTAACCGAGACGGGTAAAAAGTACGCCCAAATAGGATTACCGGAGTGGAGAGCCCTGAGTGTTTTGAGGGAGAAAGGAAAAATCACGCTCGACGACCTTAAGGATGTCCTCAGCGAGGACGAGCTCAAGCCGATAGTTGGCCTTCTCAGGAGAGAAGGCTGGGCAAGCGTCAGGAAGAAAGAAGGAAAGCTCGTCCTTGAGATAACAGAGAAGGGCCTCAAAGCCGGGGAGAGACCGATAGACAGGGCCCTCAAACTGCTCGCCGAGAGGAAAGCCCTTCCGGTTAGTGAAATCGAGGGTCTCGTTAAGGTGAACGAACTCAAGAGGAGGAAGATAGCGGAAGAAGACACCGTCACAGAGCGTGAGGTTGAGATAACACCAGAGGGAGAGGATGTGGTCAAAGCAGGTATTGAGCTCAAAGAGGAAGTTTCTACCCTCACACCCGAGCTGATAAAGTCTGGCAAGTGGAGGGAAGTTGAGTTCAAGCGCTTCAACATCTCCGCACCCGTTAGAAGGGTTTATCCGGGCAAAAAACAGCCTTACAGGGCGTTCCTCGACAAGATAAGGAGAAGGCTCATCGAGATGGGCTTCATCGAGATGACGGTCGAGAGTCTCATCGAGACTCAGTTTTGGAACTTCGACGCCCTCTTCCAGCCCCAGAACCACCCCGCGAGGGAATGGACAGACACCTACCAGCTCAAATACCCGAAGAGCGGCTACCTACCTAATGAAGAACTCGTCAAGAGGGTTAAGACTGCCCACGAGAGAGGCATAGCTGGCTCACGCGGCTGGGGCTATGTCTGGAGTCCGGAGAGGGCCATACGGCTGATGCCGAGAGCCCACGGTACCGCCCTGAGCGGCAGGCAGCTTGCTAAAGGTGTCAAGATTCCAGGTAAATACTTCACGATACAGCGCGTTTTCAGGCCCGACGTCCTGGACAGGACGCACCTCATAGAGTTCAACCAGGTGGACGGTTTTGTTGTTGGCGAAGACCTCAACTTCAGGCATCTCTTGGGTATACTCAAGCGCTTCGCTGTTGAAATTGCCGGAGCAAAGAAAGTCAAGTTCCTGCCTGACTACTACCCGTTCACCGAGCCGAGCGTTCAGATGAGTGCCTACCATCCAGAACTCGGTTGGGTTGAGTTTGGAGGAGCAGGAATATTCCGTGAGGAGATGACCAAGGCTCTGGGCATAGATGTCCCTGTCATAGCCTGGGGAATTGGAATAGACAGGCTGGCCATGTTCAAGCTTGGAATTGATGACATCCGCTACCTATTCAGCTACGACCTGAGGTGGCTCAGAGAGGCGAGGCTGGTATGGTGA
- a CDS encoding MinD/ParA family ATP-binding protein, with product MALIVVTGRGGTGKTTTTANLSTFLAMREYRVLAVDGDLYLPNLGFHFALDTVKYTLHSLLKNPDIDPEWTIYKHPQTGVHVMPGSTQLQDVLGISPKRLVEILDKVKYKFGVVFVDSPTGIPFDTLPTFELANYQLIVVEIERSPIYSFETMVKNEIEKLKALGERYKLNIGVILNKVRESKDVVDAIIDAVESDLGVPVLGWIPFDNNVPESINVGIPILKYMPRSDAALAFREVGEILEEWIFG from the coding sequence ATGGCGTTGATCGTCGTGACTGGACGCGGGGGTACAGGAAAAACCACCACTACCGCAAATCTCAGCACTTTCCTGGCTATGAGAGAGTACCGCGTTCTGGCAGTTGATGGTGACCTCTATCTGCCGAATCTTGGTTTTCACTTTGCACTCGATACCGTAAAGTATACACTTCACTCACTCCTCAAAAACCCAGATATCGATCCAGAATGGACCATATACAAACATCCCCAAACGGGAGTCCACGTGATGCCGGGAAGTACACAGCTCCAAGATGTCCTTGGTATTTCTCCGAAAAGATTGGTGGAGATTCTCGATAAAGTCAAGTACAAGTTCGGTGTCGTCTTTGTAGACTCACCTACGGGCATTCCATTCGACACGCTTCCCACTTTTGAGCTGGCCAACTACCAGCTTATAGTGGTTGAAATAGAGCGTTCTCCAATTTACTCCTTTGAGACGATGGTGAAGAACGAGATAGAGAAGCTGAAGGCCCTGGGTGAGAGGTACAAACTCAACATCGGCGTGATACTGAACAAGGTGAGGGAGTCTAAGGATGTGGTTGATGCGATAATAGATGCCGTTGAAAGTGACCTTGGTGTTCCTGTTCTGGGGTGGATACCCTTTGATAACAACGTCCCTGAGTCAATTAACGTTGGTATTCCAATCCTTAAGTACATGCCCCGGAGTGATGCCGCCCTCGCGTTTCGTGAGGTGGGAGAAATTCTCGAAGAGTGGATATTCGGCTGA
- the truA gene encoding tRNA pseudouridine(38-40) synthase TruA, translated as MRLALRIAYDGTAFYGFQRQPDLRTVGGDLMRVLTKLGIIEDAESSNFKGASRTDKGVSAFFNVVSFDTENSRLARPEILNHHLRDVWVLGVAEVPEDFHPRFWAKSKTYRYYLVDEGFDVEAMRECAGLFIGTHDFSAFAKLEPHRDPVRELTRVEVIKRQGYYIIELEGKSFLWEMARRIVNALRFCGLGVLREREIESMLRGEYSKKIPPARPEGLMLWRIEYEGVKFSADERGIKKAKRDLFERYSEALTRAALFGDLLLGL; from the coding sequence ATGAGACTGGCCCTTCGCATAGCCTACGATGGAACAGCTTTCTACGGATTCCAAAGGCAGCCGGATCTTAGAACTGTTGGGGGAGACCTCATGAGGGTTCTCACCAAGCTTGGAATAATCGAGGATGCCGAAAGCTCCAACTTCAAGGGTGCCTCGAGAACTGACAAGGGCGTTTCGGCTTTCTTCAATGTCGTCTCTTTCGACACAGAAAATTCTCGCTTGGCAAGGCCTGAAATCCTAAATCACCATCTTAGGGACGTCTGGGTTCTTGGGGTTGCTGAGGTTCCCGAGGACTTCCACCCACGTTTCTGGGCGAAGTCCAAGACCTACAGGTACTACCTCGTCGATGAAGGCTTTGATGTAGAAGCAATGCGGGAGTGCGCGGGGCTATTCATCGGAACCCACGATTTTTCAGCATTCGCAAAGCTCGAACCCCACAGAGACCCAGTGAGGGAACTCACGAGGGTGGAAGTGATTAAACGCCAAGGCTACTACATCATCGAGCTTGAAGGAAAAAGCTTCCTCTGGGAAATGGCCAGGAGGATAGTCAATGCACTCCGATTTTGCGGACTGGGTGTCCTAAGGGAGAGGGAAATCGAAAGCATGCTCAGGGGGGAGTACTCCAAGAAGATACCACCAGCGAGGCCAGAGGGCCTCATGCTCTGGAGAATAGAATACGAGGGGGTTAAATTTTCCGCAGATGAAAGGGGGATTAAAAAAGCGAAACGTGACCTCTTTGAGCGCTATTCCGAGGCCCTAACAAGGGCAGCCCTATTTGGTGACCTTCTTCTTGGCCTTTGA
- the hmgA gene encoding hydroxymethylglutaryl-CoA reductase (NADPH), with translation MNVEDLVDKVARGEIKLHQVEKYTDGDKRLATEIRRNALEKRLGISLENIGHYSIDPNQVIGRNIENMIGVVQIPMGVAGPLKINGEYAKGEFYIPLATTEGALVASVNRGCSALTEAGGVKTTVVGDKMTRAPLLKCPDARRAREVAEWVKANLDYLQEKAVSKVTRHGKLRDVKPFIVGNNLYLRFEFETGDAMGMNMVTISSEEIMKVLEEEFPDVGYLALSGNLCVDKKPNAMNFINGRGKTVIAEAIIPREIVEKKLKTTPELIAEVNYRKNLVGSAQAGSYGFNAHFANIVGAIFLATGQDEAQITEGAHGITLAEVTPEGNLYISITMPSLEIGTVGGGTRVPTQREALSIMGVAGGGDPPGTNAKKFAEIIAGAVLAGELSLLAAIAAKHLAKAHKELGR, from the coding sequence ATGAACGTGGAAGATCTCGTGGATAAGGTAGCCAGGGGAGAAATAAAGCTCCATCAGGTTGAGAAGTACACGGACGGCGACAAGAGACTCGCCACTGAAATAAGAAGGAATGCCCTCGAAAAGAGGCTTGGGATAAGCCTCGAGAATATAGGACACTACTCCATTGACCCGAACCAGGTCATTGGAAGGAACATCGAGAACATGATAGGAGTTGTTCAGATTCCGATGGGAGTCGCGGGGCCGTTAAAGATCAACGGAGAGTACGCCAAGGGAGAGTTCTACATCCCGCTCGCGACGACGGAAGGGGCACTGGTTGCCTCCGTGAACAGGGGCTGCTCTGCCTTGACGGAAGCTGGGGGAGTTAAGACGACCGTCGTAGGGGATAAAATGACCCGCGCGCCGCTCCTCAAGTGCCCTGACGCCAGGAGGGCGAGGGAAGTTGCTGAGTGGGTGAAGGCTAACCTCGACTATCTCCAGGAGAAGGCAGTCTCAAAGGTAACAAGGCACGGAAAGCTCCGGGATGTTAAGCCCTTCATAGTGGGCAACAATCTCTACCTCCGCTTCGAGTTTGAGACGGGAGATGCCATGGGCATGAACATGGTGACCATATCGAGCGAGGAAATAATGAAGGTCCTTGAGGAGGAGTTTCCCGACGTTGGGTACCTAGCCCTATCCGGTAACCTCTGCGTTGATAAAAAGCCCAACGCCATGAACTTCATCAATGGCCGTGGAAAGACGGTCATAGCCGAGGCAATAATCCCGCGCGAGATAGTCGAGAAGAAGCTCAAAACCACCCCCGAGCTTATCGCTGAGGTCAACTACCGCAAGAACCTTGTGGGTTCAGCCCAAGCTGGCTCCTACGGCTTCAACGCCCACTTCGCCAACATCGTTGGGGCCATATTCCTCGCCACTGGTCAGGACGAGGCGCAGATTACGGAAGGAGCTCATGGCATAACTCTTGCAGAGGTTACACCAGAAGGCAACCTCTACATCAGCATAACAATGCCGAGTCTCGAGATAGGAACCGTCGGCGGAGGAACGAGGGTTCCAACTCAGAGGGAAGCGCTCAGCATAATGGGCGTCGCCGGCGGAGGTGACCCGCCGGGGACGAACGCCAAGAAGTTCGCAGAGATAATCGCCGGTGCAGTTCTCGCGGGCGAGCTCTCCTTGTTAGCGGCAATAGCGGCGAAGCACCTCGCCAAGGCTCACAAGGAGCTTGGTCGTTGA
- the tdh gene encoding L-threonine 3-dehydrogenase — translation MEGKMPAIVKTKPAYGAELVEVDIPKPGPGEVLIKVLATSICGTDLHIYEWNEWAQSRIKTPQIMGHEVAGEVVEVGPGVDTIQVGDYISAETHIVCGKCYACKHNRYHVCQNTKIFGVDMDGVFAEYAIVPAQNAWKNPKNMPPEYASLQEPLGNAVDTVLAGPIVGRSTFITGAGPLGLLGIAVAKAAGAYPVIVSEPSEFRRKLAKKVGADYVVNPFEEDPVKFVMDITDGAGVEVFLEFSGAPKALEQGLQAVTPGGRVSLLGLFPREVTFDVNNLVIFKALEVHGITGRHLWETWYTVSSLIQSGKLNLDPIITHKYNGFDKFEEAFELMRAGKTGKVVFFPHKK, via the coding sequence ATGGAAGGCAAGATGCCAGCCATCGTGAAAACGAAGCCCGCTTACGGTGCGGAGCTCGTTGAAGTTGATATCCCCAAACCCGGTCCCGGAGAGGTTCTCATCAAGGTTCTCGCTACGAGCATCTGTGGAACCGATTTGCACATATACGAGTGGAACGAATGGGCCCAGAGCAGAATCAAAACTCCTCAGATTATGGGACACGAGGTCGCTGGAGAGGTCGTAGAGGTTGGCCCCGGCGTCGATACAATCCAGGTTGGGGATTACATTTCAGCTGAGACCCACATCGTCTGTGGAAAATGTTACGCCTGTAAGCATAACCGCTACCACGTCTGCCAGAACACCAAGATATTCGGCGTCGACATGGACGGTGTCTTCGCTGAATACGCCATAGTTCCAGCCCAGAACGCCTGGAAGAACCCGAAGAACATGCCGCCCGAGTATGCAAGCCTTCAGGAGCCCCTTGGAAACGCGGTCGATACAGTTTTAGCTGGTCCGATAGTCGGGAGAAGCACCTTCATAACCGGAGCCGGTCCGCTCGGCCTGCTTGGAATCGCCGTTGCAAAAGCTGCTGGCGCTTATCCAGTCATCGTCAGCGAGCCGAGCGAGTTCAGGAGAAAACTAGCGAAAAAGGTCGGCGCCGACTACGTCGTCAACCCATTCGAGGAGGATCCGGTTAAGTTCGTAATGGACATAACTGACGGAGCCGGTGTTGAGGTGTTCTTAGAGTTCAGCGGGGCACCAAAGGCATTGGAGCAGGGACTCCAGGCGGTAACCCCGGGAGGAAGGGTTTCGCTGCTCGGCCTCTTCCCGAGGGAGGTCACCTTCGACGTCAACAACCTCGTAATCTTCAAGGCCCTCGAAGTTCACGGCATAACCGGAAGACACCTCTGGGAGACCTGGTATACCGTCTCAAGCCTCATCCAGAGCGGCAAGCTCAACCTCGACCCGATAATCACCCACAAGTACAATGGCTTCGACAAGTTCGAGGAAGCCTTCGAGCTCATGCGCGCGGGCAAGACTGGAAAAGTTGTCTTCTTCCCCCACAAGAAGTGA
- the pheT gene encoding phenylalanine--tRNA ligase subunit beta has product MPKFDVSKTDLERLVGKTFSVEEWEDLFLYAKCELDNVWEENGQIYFKADSKDTNRPDLWSAEGIARQIRWALGFQKGLPRYEIEKSDVTVYVDEKLKDIRPYGVYAIVEGLSLDEEALKQMINLQEKVALTFGRRRREVAIGIFDFDKVKPPIYYRAAEKTEKFIPLGFDEELTLEEILEKHEKGKEYGHLIKDKPYYPLLVDSQGNILSMPPIINSELTGRVTTETKNVFVDVTGWDLKKIMLALNVVVTALAERGGKINSVKVVYKDFEIETPDLTPKTFEVELDYIKRLAGIELSDVEIKDLLERMFYEVELVEGKAKLKYPAFRDDIMHARDVLEDVLIAYGYNEIEPEEPKLAVQGRGDKFVGFEDAVRELMIGFGLQEVMTFNLTNKEAQFAKMNITEEDIVEIENPISLKWSALRKWLIPSLLEFLSQNTHEEYPQKIFEVGKATMIDESRETKTISESKLAVAIAHPRVTFTEVKEILESVIYHLGFKYELKETEHGSFIPGRVGKIIVNGQEIGIIGEIHPQVLENWGIEMPVAAFEIFLGPLYSEPYF; this is encoded by the coding sequence ATGCCGAAGTTCGACGTTTCAAAGACTGATTTGGAAAGGCTCGTTGGGAAGACCTTCAGCGTAGAGGAGTGGGAAGACCTCTTCCTCTACGCGAAATGTGAGCTCGACAACGTCTGGGAGGAGAACGGTCAAATCTACTTCAAGGCAGACTCCAAGGACACCAACAGGCCGGACCTCTGGAGCGCCGAGGGTATAGCAAGGCAGATACGCTGGGCGCTCGGATTCCAGAAAGGCCTCCCGAGGTATGAAATTGAGAAGAGCGACGTCACTGTTTACGTTGACGAGAAGCTCAAAGATATCAGGCCCTACGGTGTCTATGCCATCGTTGAGGGTCTCAGCCTCGACGAAGAGGCTCTCAAGCAGATGATCAACCTCCAGGAAAAAGTCGCTTTAACCTTCGGAAGGCGCAGAAGAGAGGTTGCCATAGGCATCTTCGACTTCGACAAGGTGAAGCCACCTATCTATTATCGTGCGGCGGAGAAAACAGAGAAGTTCATTCCCCTTGGCTTCGACGAGGAGCTCACTCTGGAGGAAATCCTCGAAAAGCACGAGAAGGGTAAGGAGTACGGCCACCTCATAAAGGACAAACCATACTATCCGCTTCTCGTTGACAGCCAGGGCAACATTCTTTCCATGCCACCTATTATTAACTCCGAGCTCACCGGAAGGGTAACCACCGAGACCAAGAACGTCTTTGTTGACGTCACTGGCTGGGACCTGAAAAAGATAATGCTCGCCCTCAATGTAGTCGTTACTGCCTTAGCCGAGCGCGGCGGCAAGATAAATAGCGTCAAGGTAGTTTACAAGGACTTCGAGATCGAAACCCCAGATCTAACCCCCAAGACCTTTGAAGTCGAGCTCGACTATATCAAAAGGCTAGCCGGAATAGAGCTGAGCGATGTTGAAATCAAAGACCTCCTCGAGAGGATGTTTTACGAGGTCGAGCTGGTCGAGGGCAAGGCAAAGCTCAAGTATCCGGCCTTCCGCGACGACATAATGCACGCCCGTGATGTGCTCGAGGACGTCCTCATAGCCTACGGCTACAACGAGATCGAACCCGAGGAGCCCAAGTTAGCCGTCCAGGGCAGGGGAGACAAATTCGTGGGGTTTGAGGATGCTGTAAGGGAGCTGATGATCGGCTTCGGCTTGCAAGAAGTTATGACCTTCAACCTGACAAACAAGGAGGCCCAGTTCGCCAAGATGAACATCACAGAGGAGGACATCGTCGAGATAGAGAATCCGATAAGCCTAAAGTGGTCGGCTCTGAGGAAGTGGCTCATACCTTCCCTTCTTGAGTTCCTGAGCCAGAACACCCACGAGGAGTACCCGCAGAAAATCTTTGAGGTCGGGAAGGCCACGATGATAGATGAAAGCAGGGAGACGAAGACGATAAGCGAGAGCAAGCTCGCCGTTGCCATCGCCCACCCGCGCGTCACATTCACTGAGGTCAAAGAGATACTCGAGAGTGTTATCTACCATTTAGGCTTTAAGTACGAACTAAAGGAAACTGAACACGGCTCGTTCATCCCTGGAAGGGTTGGCAAGATAATAGTGAACGGTCAGGAAATCGGTATAATCGGAGAAATCCATCCGCAGGTGCTCGAAAACTGGGGAATAGAAATGCCAGTGGCGGCCTTTGAGATTTTTCTCGGACCGCTCTATTCAGAACCGTATTTCTGA